In Lentisphaera araneosa HTCC2155, a single window of DNA contains:
- a CDS encoding zinc ribbon domain-containing protein, whose product MNYLCPHCGSQTNEGFNYCPACTRMAKDFQTCEKCIEPYANSAEHCPHCQHKPASQKEQLAISLELEVQATRMGAFLTGGSLTSLFFPPIIKISNGRINVKKWSFFGLRTDYQEIQVTRVASVRYTKGIIWGGLLVETFGGASEDLTEKGLHQEDARQMAEQLKDCLKD is encoded by the coding sequence ATGAACTATCTATGCCCCCATTGTGGCTCACAAACAAATGAAGGCTTTAATTACTGCCCTGCTTGCACAAGAATGGCAAAAGATTTTCAAACCTGTGAAAAATGTATCGAACCCTATGCAAATAGCGCAGAACATTGCCCCCACTGTCAACACAAGCCTGCGTCCCAAAAAGAGCAATTAGCCATTTCCTTGGAGTTAGAGGTCCAAGCAACACGTATGGGTGCCTTTTTAACTGGTGGCAGTCTTACTTCACTTTTCTTCCCACCCATAATCAAAATCTCTAATGGACGCATCAATGTGAAAAAGTGGAGTTTCTTTGGCCTACGAACCGACTATCAAGAAATCCAAGTAACACGAGTCGCATCTGTCAGGTATACAAAAGGTATTATCTGGGGCGGCTTACTCGTAGAAACTTTTGGTGGGGCCTCCGAAGACCTGACAGAAAAAGGTTTACACCAAGAAGACGCCAGGCAAATGGCAGAACAGCTCAAAGACTGTCTTAAAGATTAG
- a CDS encoding IS1380-like element ISLar2 family transposase: MYKSFTGWVKSGVWVKLASTKKPQPKNHVLTMPKKIKKTRKSKKECRRKIKKIGITTNCLSSQAGLAPFVNFINGTGICDELAQVFKDLRKSKKGIELEEAFLQLVLFFADGRESSLNTFDTLKENEAWQKLLGCEVALGTAALKRILHKAYTVDVEMIRPLIRRVFLSALKAKNPNKVILFLDSSVYDNDGAKCRAGVKCTYKKKEGYHPINLIWDGMYIDTYFQSGHCSTNHDGVAIEMLQEIVPMIRENLGEDIQVIVRMDGGYYDQKIFAACDALKINFICAGKRYSDHKIHANTKLENFDGVYRKKACTWHYLTFQERRKSWPKEMAYRALFLRPTEENGEALLGLESRIILTNLDVKSCSDQEIIDYDHSRGADELTHRAAKYFASERMPCLDFHANSLWYSMGIVSFNLFQIFKRNIAGFSWNCYPTTVRRKLFDLAGKIINKGRSLTLKITPWKMRELKFDQIWEKSLTPWVLPVL, encoded by the coding sequence GTGTATAAAAGCTTCACTGGGTGGGTGAAAAGTGGAGTTTGGGTTAAATTAGCTTCGACCAAAAAACCTCAACCCAAAAACCACGTACTTACGATGCCCAAGAAAATCAAAAAAACTAGAAAATCCAAGAAAGAATGTCGAAGAAAAATCAAAAAAATTGGAATCACCACAAACTGCTTAAGTTCTCAAGCAGGATTAGCACCTTTTGTTAATTTCATTAATGGCACAGGTATTTGTGATGAGCTCGCACAGGTATTTAAAGATCTAAGAAAAAGCAAGAAAGGCATAGAGCTTGAAGAAGCTTTTTTACAGCTTGTACTCTTTTTTGCGGACGGTCGTGAAAGTAGTTTAAACACCTTTGATACGCTGAAGGAAAACGAAGCTTGGCAAAAACTTTTAGGCTGTGAAGTTGCTCTAGGTACGGCTGCATTAAAAAGAATCCTTCACAAAGCTTATACAGTAGATGTTGAGATGATTCGTCCTTTAATCCGCAGGGTTTTTCTTAGTGCGCTCAAAGCTAAAAATCCGAATAAAGTCATTCTCTTTCTAGACTCCAGTGTCTACGATAACGACGGCGCTAAATGCCGCGCGGGAGTAAAATGTACCTACAAGAAAAAAGAAGGCTATCACCCAATCAACCTCATATGGGACGGCATGTATATCGATACTTATTTCCAATCGGGTCATTGCTCAACAAATCACGATGGGGTTGCTATTGAGATGTTACAAGAAATCGTACCAATGATTCGTGAAAATCTTGGAGAAGACATTCAGGTCATCGTTCGAATGGATGGTGGTTATTACGATCAAAAGATTTTTGCTGCTTGCGACGCGCTTAAAATCAACTTTATTTGTGCAGGGAAACGCTATTCAGATCACAAAATTCATGCCAATACAAAACTCGAAAACTTCGATGGCGTCTATCGTAAAAAAGCTTGTACTTGGCATTACCTTACTTTTCAAGAACGTCGTAAATCTTGGCCCAAAGAGATGGCGTATCGAGCTTTGTTTTTACGGCCTACAGAAGAGAATGGCGAAGCTTTATTAGGTTTAGAAAGTCGTATTATCCTTACAAATCTTGACGTAAAATCTTGCTCCGATCAAGAAATAATTGATTATGATCATTCCCGCGGAGCTGATGAACTCACTCACCGTGCAGCTAAATATTTCGCAAGTGAGAGGATGCCATGTCTCGACTTTCACGCTAACTCCCTTTGGTACTCAATGGGTATTGTATCCTTCAATCTCTTTCAGATTTTCAAACGCAACATTGCGGGTTTTTCTTGGAACTGCTACCCCACTACGGTACGTCGTAAACTTTTTGATTTAGCAGGAAAAATCATTAATAAAGGACGCTCATTGACACTCAAAATTACCCCATGGAAAATGAGGGAGTTGAAATTTGATCAAATATGGGAGAAATCACTTACGCCTTGGGTTCTTCCTGTTCTTTAG
- a CDS encoding Card1-like endonuclease domain-containing protein, whose protein sequence is MKKFKIHICLVNENAMENILPLLDPKIAPEKVILCYSPSHEDDANMQRDFCLNKGLEVEMLALSQKHQLGCLQERFLHLDVKPSECALNLSCGSKLMCLAAYEFLDDDIFRFCVEKDHLFPISEPGAFDYYDLDNQIKLEDYFALHGWEVQSLVRTKTVHHDELMDELFERVDDFEKAIGLLNKLANDADDDGVLNMRHRRKFNEQQLELMGKLYTANLLTYYDSNSVTFSDQEAVDFCRGFWIEDAAYLAMKQLNVQDCAISVEIRNEQGIKNEIDAAFLHENQLYLMECKTAHLAREGKGTQTLYKMDTLVDYAGLHTKGILASYRPLEDFDIRRAHDLGITIIQGTALKNFASHLNKIIEVS, encoded by the coding sequence GTGAAAAAATTTAAAATACATATTTGCCTGGTGAATGAAAATGCCATGGAAAATATTCTACCTTTATTAGACCCGAAAATTGCCCCTGAAAAAGTTATCTTATGCTATTCACCAAGCCATGAAGATGATGCTAACATGCAAAGAGACTTTTGCCTCAACAAAGGTTTGGAAGTCGAAATGCTTGCTCTCTCACAAAAACACCAACTCGGCTGCTTACAGGAAAGATTCCTCCATCTTGACGTCAAGCCAAGTGAATGCGCCCTCAATCTTTCCTGTGGTAGTAAACTCATGTGCTTAGCTGCTTACGAATTTTTAGATGATGATATCTTTCGCTTTTGCGTTGAAAAAGATCATCTTTTTCCGATTAGCGAACCCGGGGCTTTTGACTATTACGATCTAGATAACCAAATCAAACTGGAAGATTACTTTGCCTTACACGGCTGGGAAGTTCAAAGTTTAGTTCGGACAAAAACGGTCCATCATGATGAACTTATGGATGAACTTTTTGAGCGAGTCGATGATTTTGAAAAAGCGATTGGTCTGCTTAACAAGTTAGCGAACGATGCAGACGATGATGGCGTCTTAAACATGCGCCATCGCAGGAAGTTTAACGAACAGCAACTCGAGCTCATGGGCAAACTTTATACCGCTAACTTACTCACTTACTACGATTCAAATTCAGTCACTTTTAGCGACCAAGAAGCTGTAGATTTTTGCCGAGGCTTTTGGATTGAAGATGCCGCTTATCTAGCGATGAAACAACTCAATGTACAAGATTGTGCCATATCAGTAGAAATCCGCAATGAGCAAGGCATCAAAAATGAAATCGATGCGGCATTTCTCCACGAAAACCAACTCTACCTTATGGAATGTAAAACGGCTCACTTAGCCCGTGAAGGCAAAGGCACTCAAACACTCTACAAGATGGATACTTTAGTCGATTATGCGGGGTTACATACCAAGGGAATCCTTGCCTCCTACCGACCTTTAGAAGATTTCGACATTCGCAGAGCACATGATTTGGGTATCACGATTATTCAGGGCACTGCCCTCAAAAACTTCGCGAGTCACCTCAATAAAATAATCGAGGTTTCATAA
- a CDS encoding Gfo/Idh/MocA family protein — translation MDSLNRRNFVKGATILGAASSVNAFEINKNVGNDKPLKIALIGCGGRGTGAAMQALKVRKGVQLVAVADAFQDKAEAVFKRLSRHPQSKVTKENVFHGFDAYKKAIDSDCDLVILTTPPHFRPIHLEYAVGKNKHIFMEKPVAVDGPGIRSVIKSSKLAKEKGLMLACGLQRHHQFDYRESIQRCQNGDIGNFQYAKVYWNSGGVWTRKRQEGMSEMEYQMKNWYYFNWLCGDHIVEQHIHNLDVINWLKGTHPVSCSGMGGRQVRTGNEHGEIYDHFCTEYQYEDGTQMFSQARHIKGCNNAVEEIAYGDKGTCEFKRHQITGATDWKFKGKRVSGHQQEWYHLIEALDKGQVYNEGITGAEATLTAIMGRMANYSGKTVTWEQALNSKETLAPDAYTWTGTPPTVPNADGSYKIPTPGRYKVI, via the coding sequence ATGGATTCATTAAACCGCAGAAATTTCGTAAAAGGTGCCACTATTTTAGGGGCCGCATCTTCAGTCAATGCATTTGAGATCAACAAAAATGTCGGTAATGACAAACCATTAAAAATTGCCCTTATTGGTTGCGGTGGTCGCGGAACTGGTGCGGCAATGCAAGCCTTGAAAGTTCGTAAAGGCGTTCAACTTGTCGCAGTTGCCGATGCTTTCCAAGATAAAGCAGAAGCCGTATTTAAGCGTTTAAGTCGCCACCCCCAATCAAAAGTAACTAAAGAAAACGTCTTTCACGGCTTTGATGCCTACAAGAAAGCGATTGATAGTGATTGTGACCTCGTTATCTTAACAACCCCTCCTCACTTTCGTCCGATCCATTTAGAGTATGCCGTTGGTAAAAATAAGCATATTTTCATGGAGAAACCCGTGGCCGTTGACGGCCCTGGCATTCGTTCAGTTATTAAATCCTCTAAACTGGCTAAAGAAAAAGGTCTGATGTTAGCTTGCGGATTACAACGCCACCACCAGTTCGATTACCGCGAATCAATTCAACGCTGTCAAAACGGCGACATCGGCAATTTCCAATATGCCAAAGTTTACTGGAATAGCGGTGGTGTATGGACTCGTAAACGCCAAGAAGGCATGAGCGAGATGGAATACCAAATGAAGAACTGGTATTACTTCAACTGGCTCTGCGGCGATCACATTGTTGAGCAGCACATCCACAATCTCGATGTCATTAACTGGCTGAAGGGCACTCACCCTGTTTCATGCAGTGGCATGGGAGGACGCCAAGTCCGTACAGGGAATGAACACGGGGAAATCTACGACCACTTCTGTACGGAATACCAATATGAAGATGGCACACAAATGTTTAGCCAGGCCCGCCACATCAAAGGCTGTAACAATGCGGTAGAAGAAATCGCGTATGGCGACAAAGGAACATGCGAATTCAAAAGGCACCAGATCACGGGAGCTACTGACTGGAAATTTAAAGGCAAACGCGTCAGTGGCCACCAGCAAGAATGGTATCACCTTATCGAAGCACTGGATAAAGGACAAGTTTACAACGAAGGTATCACTGGAGCTGAAGCTACTTTAACAGCCATCATGGGGCGCATGGCTAACTACTCTGGTAAAACAGTCACTTGGGAGCAAGCCCTCAACTCCAAAGAAACTCTCGCACCTGATGCTTATACTTGGACAGGTACGCCTCCGACAGTACCAAATGCTGACGGCAGCTATAAGATCCCAACCCCGGGACGTTATAAAGTCATTTAA